One Acidobacteriota bacterium DNA segment encodes these proteins:
- a CDS encoding ABC transporter ATP-binding protein: MDSVIELHDLRVRLGSQEVLQGLTGALSGRAIGLLGPNGAGKTTLIHTLLGFHAPASGSARIFGHDVVREPKTVRQMLGYMPERDAFIAGMTGVHFVRLMAELSGLPSQAALERAHEAMFYVGLGEARYRPMESYSLGMKQRAKLAQALVHGPRLLFLDEPTNGLDPPARQRMLSLIRDLRDGGEVRLVFSSHLLRDVEECCDEVLILRQGHIAAYCNLEEERRTNRSFLELEVRGDRDSFAAAAARLGVESAQHGPRRLKMVLANGVEVHDLYRIAEEQSVQLRRLVYKRDSLEDIFLKAMEGGGDGGL; this comes from the coding sequence ATGGATTCGGTCATCGAGCTACACGACCTGCGCGTCCGCCTCGGCTCCCAGGAGGTGCTGCAGGGCCTCACCGGGGCCTTGTCGGGCCGCGCCATCGGCTTGCTGGGCCCCAACGGTGCGGGCAAGACCACCCTCATCCACACCCTCCTGGGCTTTCACGCTCCAGCTTCCGGCAGCGCCCGCATCTTCGGCCACGACGTGGTGCGGGAGCCCAAGACGGTGCGCCAGATGCTCGGCTACATGCCCGAGCGCGACGCTTTTATCGCCGGCATGACCGGCGTGCACTTCGTGCGGCTGATGGCGGAGCTCAGCGGTCTGCCCTCCCAGGCGGCATTGGAGCGAGCCCACGAGGCGATGTTCTACGTCGGCCTGGGGGAAGCCCGCTACCGCCCCATGGAGAGCTACTCCCTGGGCATGAAGCAGCGCGCCAAGCTGGCCCAAGCGCTGGTCCACGGGCCGCGGCTGCTCTTCCTCGACGAGCCCACCAACGGTCTCGATCCGCCGGCCCGGCAACGCATGCTGAGCCTGATCCGCGATCTGCGGGACGGCGGCGAGGTGCGGCTGGTGTTCTCGTCCCATCTGCTGCGGGACGTGGAGGAATGCTGCGACGAGGTGTTGATCCTGCGCCAGGGTCACATCGCCGCCTACTGCAACCTGGAGGAGGAGCGGCGCACCAACCGCAGCTTCCTCGAGCTGGAGGTCCGCGGCGACCGCGACTCCTTCGCCGCTGCTGCTGCGCGGCTGGGGGTGGAGAGCGCCCAGCACGGCCCGCGGCGGCTCAAGATGGTGCTCGCCAACGGTGTCGAGGTGCACGACCTCTATCGCATCGCCGAGGAGCAGTCGGTGCAGCTGCGGCGGCTGGTCTACAAGCGCGACTCGCTGGAGGACATCTTCTTGAAGGCCATGGAAGGAGGCGGCGATGGCGGTCTATGA
- a CDS encoding FecR domain-containing protein, with protein MSNHHGLSEQRLDELLDQGIEALRDERLGSAELEQAAARVRRRLSRELDRELAARQPGGVAHAEDASEDAVALSGCDDFQAFIPDYLHGDLSPSRALLLEDHARGCIPCRRALQAARSRALGEGEAAEPQPAKRSESRSPWLRWAAMVAVTVGLGWALWAVLGIVPLPWGEPAVVAQLDGQLFQLTRDGYLPVSTGQEVPYGTVLRTARDTEAVLRLADGSELELAPRSEIQVQRRRAGTTVRLSRGNVIVEAAPQGSGNLFVATDDCLVSVTGTIFAVNHGTKGSRVSVVEGAVKVGYGARNAVLTAGDQIATHPSLAPVPVADEVAWSRNVDEYLALLRELKDLGREIDDALPRRGLRHASAFLDRVPGDTVVYAGLPNVGGDLQQAYQIIEQRVATSPALARWWQQSLGEDHEELAEGLQRLADVSEQLGDEVVVAVTAVPGDGTGEDDSPRMLILAEALDPQALLSIFEAEILQAQDSAPGSEIPVVLVEDPAALPADEAERLLVWVHDGLLAVASHRDLLLDLQDGASAFSGTQLHQTLSQVYADGADWLVAADMGVLIQRTDAEDQPALASAGILDVETLVLERRRELNDHMRHRAVLSFGGPRQGLASWLAAPAPMASLDFVSPDAHLASAALVKNPAAMLEDVSRMLGAQGIDLMEQLQNLERSHGIDVMADLAEPLGGEFAFALDGPLLPEPSWKLVLEVYDAARLQTTLERLVAEARGIGSVNGEPMIALTLDQETVGGQVYYRLHGTAGATGGSDPLDLHYAYVDGYMVAAPSRPLIEHAVGYRDSGYTLASSPRFSNLLPSDGHANFSALTYQNLQPVLGPLAQLWNGGTENLSPEQRQTLEELVADTPATLACAYGEEDRIVLVSDTEGDYLSSLLGAAGALGLDLFAADAAAQSAPTGTAAASAAASGPHA; from the coding sequence ATGAGCAACCATCACGGACTGTCCGAGCAGCGTTTGGACGAGCTTCTCGACCAGGGCATCGAAGCCCTGCGGGACGAGCGCCTGGGATCGGCGGAGCTGGAGCAGGCGGCAGCGCGGGTGCGCCGGCGCTTGTCGCGAGAGTTGGACCGCGAGCTCGCCGCCCGCCAGCCGGGAGGGGTGGCGCATGCCGAAGACGCCTCGGAAGACGCCGTCGCCCTCAGCGGCTGCGACGACTTCCAGGCGTTCATCCCCGATTATTTGCACGGCGACCTGTCGCCCTCCCGGGCACTGCTCCTGGAGGACCACGCCCGCGGCTGCATCCCCTGCCGCCGGGCTCTCCAGGCGGCGCGCTCCCGCGCTCTTGGAGAGGGCGAGGCTGCGGAGCCGCAGCCCGCGAAGCGTTCCGAGAGCCGTTCCCCCTGGCTCCGTTGGGCGGCGATGGTGGCGGTCACCGTCGGCCTCGGCTGGGCGCTGTGGGCGGTGCTGGGCATCGTTCCCCTACCCTGGGGCGAGCCGGCGGTGGTGGCGCAGCTGGACGGCCAGCTCTTCCAGCTCACCCGCGACGGCTACCTGCCGGTGAGCACCGGTCAGGAGGTTCCCTACGGCACCGTTCTGCGCACCGCCCGGGATACCGAGGCGGTGTTGCGGTTGGCGGACGGCTCGGAGCTCGAGCTCGCGCCGCGCTCCGAAATCCAGGTACAGCGCCGGCGCGCCGGCACTACCGTGCGGCTGTCCCGGGGCAACGTCATCGTCGAGGCGGCGCCCCAGGGTTCCGGCAACCTCTTCGTCGCCACCGACGACTGCCTGGTGTCGGTGACCGGCACCATCTTCGCGGTCAACCACGGCACCAAGGGCTCCCGAGTCTCGGTGGTGGAGGGCGCGGTGAAGGTCGGCTACGGCGCCCGCAACGCCGTCCTCACCGCCGGCGATCAGATCGCTACCCATCCCAGCCTGGCACCGGTGCCGGTGGCGGACGAGGTGGCCTGGAGTCGCAACGTCGATGAATACCTGGCGTTGCTGCGCGAGCTCAAGGACCTGGGCCGGGAGATCGACGACGCCCTGCCGCGGCGCGGCCTGCGTCACGCCTCGGCGTTCCTCGACCGGGTGCCCGGCGATACCGTGGTCTACGCCGGCCTGCCCAACGTCGGCGGCGATCTGCAGCAGGCGTACCAGATCATCGAGCAGCGAGTGGCCACCAGCCCGGCGCTGGCCCGCTGGTGGCAGCAGAGCCTGGGAGAGGATCATGAAGAGCTCGCCGAGGGCCTGCAGCGGTTGGCGGATGTCAGCGAGCAGCTGGGGGACGAGGTGGTGGTGGCGGTGACCGCTGTTCCCGGTGATGGCACCGGCGAAGACGACTCTCCGCGCATGCTGATCCTCGCCGAGGCCCTCGATCCCCAGGCCCTGCTCTCGATCTTCGAGGCCGAGATTCTGCAGGCTCAGGATTCGGCCCCCGGTAGCGAAATCCCGGTGGTGTTGGTGGAAGACCCGGCGGCGCTCCCCGCCGACGAGGCGGAGAGGCTGCTGGTGTGGGTCCACGACGGGCTGCTGGCGGTGGCTTCTCACCGCGACCTGCTCCTCGACCTGCAGGATGGAGCCTCGGCCTTCTCCGGAACCCAACTGCACCAGACTCTGAGCCAGGTCTACGCCGACGGCGCCGACTGGTTGGTGGCCGCCGACATGGGGGTGCTGATCCAGCGCACCGACGCGGAGGACCAGCCGGCCCTCGCCAGCGCCGGGATCCTCGATGTTGAGACCCTGGTGCTGGAGCGCCGGCGGGAGCTCAACGACCACATGCGCCACCGGGCGGTGCTCTCCTTCGGCGGCCCCCGCCAGGGCCTCGCTTCCTGGCTGGCGGCGCCGGCTCCCATGGCCTCCCTGGACTTCGTCTCGCCGGACGCTCACCTGGCGTCGGCGGCGCTGGTGAAGAATCCGGCCGCCATGCTCGAGGACGTCAGCCGCATGCTCGGCGCCCAGGGCATCGATCTCATGGAACAGCTGCAGAACCTGGAGCGGAGCCACGGCATCGACGTGATGGCGGATCTCGCCGAACCGCTGGGCGGCGAATTCGCCTTCGCCCTCGACGGGCCGCTGCTGCCGGAGCCGTCCTGGAAGCTGGTGCTGGAGGTCTACGACGCCGCCCGCCTGCAGACCACGTTGGAGCGGCTGGTGGCGGAAGCCCGCGGCATCGGCTCCGTCAACGGCGAGCCGATGATCGCGCTGACCCTCGATCAGGAGACCGTCGGTGGGCAGGTCTACTACCGGCTCCACGGCACCGCCGGTGCCACCGGCGGCTCCGACCCCCTGGATCTGCACTACGCCTACGTCGACGGCTACATGGTGGCGGCGCCCAGCCGTCCGCTCATCGAGCACGCGGTGGGGTATCGGGATAGCGGCTATACTCTGGCTTCGTCCCCACGCTTCAGCAACCTGCTTCCGTCCGACGGCCATGCCAATTTCTCGGCCCTCACTTACCAGAACCTCCAGCCCGTGCTCGGGCCCCTGGCCCAGCTGTGGAACGGCGGTACGGAGAATCTGTCGCCGGAGCAGCGCCAGACCCTCGAGGAGCTGGTGGCGGACACCCCGGCGACCCTCGCCTGCGCCTACGGTGAGGAGGACCGCATCGTGCTGGTCAGCGACACCGAGGGGGATTACCTCTCGAGCCTGCTGGGCGCCGCCGGGGCCCTCGGCCTCGATCTCTTCGCCGCCGACGCGGCGGCGCAGTCGGCGCCCACCGGTACGGCTGCGGCGAGCGCGGCAGCCTCCGGTCCCCACGCCTAA
- a CDS encoding RNA polymerase sigma factor, giving the protein MPKDISSNPAGLDPGAAASQTLHRIFELHHERAAHAAYRVTGSASDAEDALQTVFLRLLGKAPPGAPEDLGPYMRRAAVNAALDILRRRKRQRAVPLDDQPAPPADPRPSPQQQGLGSELGLQLRRALATLSPRSAEIFVLRFLEGYGNKEIASMLGTTQNAVGVTLHRVREQMRRELGEYVGEAS; this is encoded by the coding sequence ATGCCCAAAGACATCTCTTCGAACCCCGCCGGCCTCGACCCGGGGGCCGCGGCGTCCCAGACGCTCCACCGAATTTTCGAGCTACACCACGAGCGCGCGGCCCATGCGGCCTATCGCGTCACCGGGAGCGCCTCGGACGCCGAGGATGCCCTGCAGACGGTCTTCCTGCGGCTGCTGGGCAAGGCGCCGCCGGGAGCCCCGGAGGATCTGGGACCCTACATGCGGCGCGCGGCGGTGAATGCCGCGCTGGACATTTTGCGCCGGCGCAAACGTCAGCGGGCGGTACCTCTGGACGACCAGCCGGCGCCGCCGGCGGATCCCCGGCCGAGTCCGCAACAACAAGGGTTGGGCAGCGAGCTGGGCTTGCAGCTGCGCCGAGCCCTGGCCACTTTGAGCCCGCGCTCGGCAGAGATTTTCGTCCTCCGATTCCTCGAAGGTTATGGCAACAAAGAGATCGCCAGCATGCTCGGCACCACCCAAAACGCCGTGGGGGTCACCCTCCACCGTGTACGGGAGCAGATGCGCCGGGAGCTGGGTGAATACGTAGGAGAGGCCTCATGA
- the argS gene encoding arginine--tRNA ligase encodes MPYALEKAKQEIADLLAKATGTEVLDSKSAPPNVDADLAVPIFPIAKQRGVNPAALAQELADGLDLEGTLLAAVTATGGFVNFKLADDAFTRGVFADFAQRGADYGGSAEGAGRTVVVDFSSPNIAKPFSVGHLRSTVIGQALVNLHEFLGFKVVGDNHIGDWGTQFGKLLYAFEVWGDREKVAQEPIRELLALYVRFHEEAQDNPAMEDEARAWFRRLEEGDEKARELWEWFREVSWTEFQRVYDLLGVRFDEVLGESFYNDQLDDVVDEAFDKGLAEWSELAPRTAVGDGPEESASAEPERVAIIPLAEHGIETPLLVRKSDGTSLYATRDLATIKYRVEHWAPEAILYVVGGEQRLYFQQLFQAAELLGYGAQCEHVPFGLIRLPKGRMSTRKGRVIFLEDVLDEAISRAEAVLEDRELSDDEKATIARMVGIGAVKWADLSQTRTKDVLFDWDKMLNLQGDSAPYLQYAYVRTLSMLRKAPEGLGEADPDLLGEPSEVELVKALARFPEAVAAAVQGRFPHLVATYLIALARDFSSFYNQVPVLQAETPELVAARLELCRMTAQVIRRGLGLLGIECPEHM; translated from the coding sequence ATGCCCTACGCCCTAGAGAAGGCCAAGCAAGAGATCGCCGACCTGTTGGCGAAGGCCACCGGTACCGAAGTCCTCGACAGCAAGAGCGCGCCGCCCAACGTCGACGCCGACCTGGCGGTGCCGATCTTCCCCATCGCCAAGCAGCGCGGTGTCAACCCCGCCGCCCTCGCTCAGGAGCTCGCCGACGGCCTCGACCTGGAGGGCACCCTGCTGGCGGCGGTCACCGCCACCGGCGGCTTCGTCAATTTCAAGCTGGCGGACGACGCCTTCACTCGCGGAGTCTTCGCCGACTTCGCCCAGCGCGGAGCCGACTACGGCGGCTCGGCGGAGGGCGCCGGCCGCACGGTGGTGGTGGATTTCTCCTCGCCGAATATCGCCAAGCCGTTCTCCGTCGGCCACCTGCGCTCGACGGTCATCGGTCAGGCGCTGGTCAATCTGCATGAATTTCTCGGTTTCAAGGTGGTGGGGGACAACCACATCGGTGATTGGGGCACCCAATTCGGCAAGCTGCTCTACGCATTCGAAGTCTGGGGCGACCGGGAGAAGGTAGCCCAGGAGCCCATCCGCGAGCTCTTGGCCCTCTATGTGCGTTTTCACGAGGAGGCCCAGGACAACCCGGCCATGGAGGACGAGGCGCGGGCCTGGTTCCGCCGGCTGGAGGAGGGGGACGAAAAGGCCCGGGAGCTGTGGGAGTGGTTCCGGGAGGTCAGCTGGACCGAGTTCCAGCGGGTCTACGATCTGCTGGGAGTACGCTTCGACGAGGTCCTGGGGGAGAGTTTCTACAACGACCAGCTGGACGACGTGGTGGACGAAGCCTTCGACAAAGGCCTGGCGGAGTGGAGCGAGCTGGCGCCGCGCACCGCCGTCGGCGACGGTCCCGAAGAATCCGCCAGCGCCGAGCCGGAGCGGGTGGCCATCATCCCCTTGGCGGAGCACGGCATCGAAACGCCGCTCCTGGTTCGCAAGAGCGACGGCACCTCCCTCTACGCCACCCGCGACCTCGCCACGATCAAATACCGGGTCGAGCATTGGGCGCCGGAAGCCATCCTCTACGTGGTCGGCGGCGAGCAGCGGCTGTACTTCCAGCAGCTCTTCCAGGCGGCGGAGCTACTCGGCTACGGTGCCCAATGCGAGCACGTGCCCTTCGGCCTGATCCGTCTGCCCAAGGGCCGCATGTCCACTCGCAAGGGGCGGGTGATCTTCCTCGAAGACGTTCTCGACGAGGCCATTTCCCGAGCCGAGGCGGTGCTCGAGGATCGCGAGCTCTCCGACGACGAGAAGGCCACCATCGCCCGCATGGTGGGCATCGGCGCGGTGAAGTGGGCGGATCTATCCCAGACTCGCACCAAGGACGTGCTCTTCGACTGGGACAAGATGCTCAACCTCCAGGGGGATTCGGCGCCCTACCTCCAATACGCCTACGTGCGCACTCTCTCCATGCTGCGCAAGGCGCCGGAGGGTCTCGGGGAGGCGGATCCGGATCTGTTGGGGGAGCCGTCGGAGGTGGAGCTGGTGAAGGCGCTGGCGCGATTCCCGGAGGCTGTGGCCGCCGCCGTCCAGGGGCGCTTCCCGCACCTGGTGGCCACCTATCTCATCGCCCTGGCGCGGGATTTCAGCTCGTTCTACAACCAGGTGCCGGTGCTGCAGGCGGAGACGCCGGAGCTGGTGGCGGCGCGGCTGGAGCTGTGCCGCATGACCGCCCAGGTGATCCGCCGGGGCCTGGGGCTGCTGGGCATCGAGTGCCCGGAGCATATGTAG
- a CDS encoding NAD(P)-dependent alcohol dehydrogenase gives MRVMEIRDAFGLENLQAADRSDPQPGPGEVQLAMRAASLNYRDLLMVRGHYNPRQPLPLIPCSDGVGEVTAVGEGVSRVAVGDRVATTFSQRWIAGEPTPERLRSTLGGPLDGTLAQSMVLDQEGVVKVPEHLTDEEAATLTCAGLTAWSALFTHGDVQPGDTVLTLGTGGVSIFALQLAKLAGARVIITSSSDEKLERVRQLGADETLNYRQTPEWGKAVRELTDGRGVDLVVEVGGAGTLAESLKAVRFGGRIAMIGVLSGVATELAVTTLLMQQVRIQGILVGHRDGFEAMNRAVAAAEMRPVVDRTFPLAETREALETMGRGEHFGKICLNHFADL, from the coding sequence ATGCGAGTGATGGAGATCCGAGACGCCTTCGGACTGGAGAACCTACAAGCCGCCGACCGTTCAGACCCCCAGCCGGGGCCTGGGGAAGTGCAGCTGGCGATGCGGGCGGCGTCCCTCAACTATCGCGACCTGCTGATGGTGCGCGGCCACTACAACCCCCGTCAGCCGCTGCCGCTGATCCCGTGCTCCGACGGCGTCGGCGAGGTGACGGCGGTGGGCGAGGGAGTGAGCCGGGTGGCCGTCGGCGACCGGGTGGCCACCACCTTCAGCCAGCGCTGGATCGCCGGTGAGCCGACGCCGGAGCGCCTGCGCTCAACCCTCGGCGGCCCGCTGGACGGCACCCTGGCCCAGTCCATGGTGCTGGACCAGGAGGGGGTGGTGAAGGTCCCGGAACACCTCACCGACGAGGAAGCGGCAACCCTCACCTGCGCCGGCCTCACCGCCTGGAGCGCCCTCTTCACCCACGGCGATGTCCAGCCCGGGGATACGGTGCTCACCCTCGGCACCGGCGGCGTCTCCATCTTTGCTCTACAGCTGGCGAAGCTCGCCGGCGCGCGGGTGATCATCACCTCCTCCAGCGACGAGAAGCTCGAACGGGTGCGCCAGCTCGGCGCCGACGAGACCCTCAACTACCGCCAGACCCCGGAGTGGGGCAAGGCGGTGCGCGAGCTCACCGACGGCCGCGGAGTCGACCTGGTGGTGGAGGTGGGCGGCGCCGGGACCCTGGCCGAGAGCCTCAAGGCGGTGCGGTTCGGCGGCCGCATCGCCATGATCGGGGTGCTCTCCGGCGTGGCGACGGAGCTCGCCGTCACCACTCTGTTGATGCAGCAGGTGCGCATCCAGGGCATTCTGGTGGGGCATCGGGACGGCTTCGAGGCGATGAACCGTGCCGTCGCCGCCGCCGAGATGCGGCCCGTGGTGGATCGCACCTTCCCGCTGGCGGAAACTCGCGAGGCGCTGGAGACCATGGGGCGGGGCGAGCACTTCGGCAAGATCTGTCTGAATCACTTCGCGGACCTTTGA
- the pyrF gene encoding orotidine-5'-phosphate decarboxylase, producing the protein MTYMEASHQQIPPRERLILALDVATPEEAREWVERLGESVEFYKLGLELFMAGGYFELVEDLRRRGKKIFVDLKFFDIPQTVASAVRQLNGRGVTFATVHGNDGILKAAAEAKGDVQILGVTVLTSLDQGDMDDLGFQTDIPTLVRSRARRAIEHGCDGVVASGHEAAAIRRELDKAGLGGRIVVPGIRPGEGRRSDDQKRTVDVEKAFEKGADYIVVGRPIRGAEDPKAAAEAIQQRIARHFGAD; encoded by the coding sequence ATGACCTACATGGAAGCCTCGCACCAACAAATCCCGCCCCGGGAACGCCTCATCCTCGCCCTCGACGTCGCCACGCCGGAGGAGGCCCGGGAGTGGGTGGAGCGGTTGGGGGAGAGTGTGGAGTTCTACAAGCTCGGCCTCGAGCTCTTCATGGCCGGCGGGTACTTCGAGCTGGTGGAAGATCTGCGGCGGCGGGGCAAGAAGATCTTCGTCGACCTCAAATTCTTCGACATCCCCCAGACCGTCGCCTCGGCGGTGCGCCAGCTCAACGGGCGCGGAGTGACCTTCGCCACGGTGCACGGCAACGACGGCATCCTGAAGGCCGCGGCGGAGGCCAAGGGGGACGTTCAGATCCTCGGCGTGACGGTGCTCACCAGCCTCGACCAGGGGGATATGGACGATCTGGGCTTCCAGACCGACATCCCGACCCTGGTGCGCTCCCGGGCGCGGCGGGCCATCGAGCACGGCTGCGACGGTGTGGTGGCCTCGGGTCATGAAGCGGCGGCGATTCGCCGCGAGCTCGACAAGGCCGGGCTGGGGGGTAGGATCGTGGTCCCGGGGATCCGGCCCGGCGAGGGTCGTAGGAGCGACGACCAGAAGCGCACCGTGGACGTGGAGAAAGCCTTCGAGAAGGGGGCGGATTACATCGTCGTCGGTCGACCCATCCGCGGCGCCGAGGATCCCAAGGCCGCCGCCGAGGCCATCCAGCAGCGCATCGCCCGGCATTTCGGCGCCGACTAG
- a CDS encoding MMPL family transporter, with product MNELDSSITPESRGAVRRAWLLGLVAVAVVLALITRLDLSPRVEADFFFATDDPQLRTSAAIDELFPSSPQMLVFLAGDPAATSYAEAVGRLSEGLSATSGVAEVYSLTAGPASPTGVKNSPLWRRLLIPGGEIESGTPSPSASGSLVLAELEEEISASPVVSAVEELVAAAVAQEPALDSAAISGVPYVVEQVRRRLVRDLRTFSLVSLLLFGLAVALVFRSVAVVSGTLVLCSLACALTLGVLRLLSVPIGLLTANLATIVFVLTLSHLIFLTAAYRRGDAAEPAAERARRAVRETLPASFWCAVTTFLGFASLLFTSARPMRELGLAGMIGTAVALAVAFAGHPTFLRAARLPPAGGGRWSLPAASRGVVLGLGLLTLVAAAGLPRLDTDPSLLSYFAPGSELREGLATLDRGGGSSPLMMVVEDASGGRFDQPEVAGRLAQAQAALEADPAVGTGLSLAVLLEEARQVPLARFLGLPQLLAILDSPAYDQVASNFVTPDRESALVFLRMREEARPDSREPRSREQVVQRLEGMVLEEGLEPRLVGGLYALQGQLSALVGRSLLMGLGALAGLFLLIAVGISRSPRIAAAMVACLLALPVLILGTLAWLGRPLDVIASPAANVAIALGIDSMIHLVLARRRLQGGGLAPAKAWDAARRRMAPPILTAALVLAAGFGIFGLSSFPPTRNFGLAVVVGTLAAAALALFALPWLAGSHRGAAAGAGTTEPGEKSSQ from the coding sequence ATGAATGAGCTCGACTCCAGCATCACCCCGGAATCACGGGGGGCGGTACGCCGAGCCTGGCTCTTGGGCCTGGTCGCGGTGGCGGTGGTCCTCGCCCTGATCACGCGGCTCGATCTATCGCCGCGGGTGGAGGCGGACTTCTTCTTCGCCACCGACGATCCCCAGCTTCGCACCTCGGCGGCCATCGACGAGCTATTCCCGTCGAGCCCTCAAATGCTGGTCTTTCTCGCCGGCGATCCGGCGGCGACGAGCTATGCCGAGGCGGTGGGGCGCCTCTCGGAGGGGCTCTCGGCCACCTCCGGGGTAGCGGAAGTGTACAGCCTTACGGCGGGTCCGGCGAGCCCCACGGGGGTAAAGAATAGCCCTTTATGGCGCCGATTGCTGATTCCAGGGGGTGAAATAGAGTCTGGAACCCCTTCGCCAAGCGCCTCGGGGAGTCTGGTTTTGGCGGAGTTGGAGGAGGAAATCTCCGCTTCACCGGTGGTTTCGGCGGTGGAGGAGCTGGTCGCCGCGGCGGTGGCCCAGGAGCCGGCCCTCGACAGCGCCGCCATCTCCGGCGTTCCCTACGTGGTGGAGCAGGTCCGCCGCCGCCTGGTGCGCGACCTGCGCACCTTCAGTCTGGTTTCTCTGCTGCTCTTCGGGTTGGCGGTGGCGTTGGTCTTCCGCTCGGTGGCGGTGGTCTCGGGCACCCTGGTGCTGTGTTCTTTGGCCTGCGCGCTGACCCTCGGCGTGCTGCGGTTGCTGTCGGTGCCCATCGGTTTGCTCACCGCCAACCTCGCCACCATCGTCTTTGTTCTCACCCTCTCCCACCTGATCTTCCTGACCGCTGCCTACCGCCGCGGCGACGCCGCCGAACCCGCAGCGGAAAGGGCTCGCCGGGCGGTGCGGGAGACTCTGCCGGCGTCCTTTTGGTGCGCCGTCACCACCTTCTTGGGCTTCGCCAGCCTGTTGTTCACCAGCGCCCGGCCCATGCGGGAGCTGGGGCTGGCGGGGATGATCGGCACCGCCGTGGCTTTGGCGGTGGCCTTTGCCGGCCATCCCACCTTCCTGCGGGCGGCGCGACTGCCGCCGGCGGGCGGTGGGCGTTGGTCGTTGCCGGCGGCGTCTCGGGGGGTGGTCCTCGGTCTGGGGCTGCTGACGTTGGTGGCAGCGGCGGGGTTGCCGCGGCTGGACACCGACCCTAGCCTGCTCTCTTACTTTGCGCCCGGCAGCGAGCTGCGGGAGGGCCTGGCGACCCTCGACCGCGGCGGCGGCTCCAGCCCGCTGATGATGGTGGTGGAGGACGCCAGCGGCGGCCGATTCGATCAGCCCGAGGTCGCCGGCCGTCTCGCCCAGGCCCAGGCGGCGCTGGAGGCGGATCCGGCGGTGGGCACCGGCCTGTCCCTGGCGGTGCTCTTGGAGGAGGCTCGCCAGGTACCGTTGGCGCGCTTCCTAGGCCTGCCCCAGCTCCTCGCCATCCTCGACAGCCCGGCCTACGACCAGGTGGCGTCCAACTTCGTCACGCCGGACCGCGAGTCGGCGTTGGTCTTCCTGCGCATGCGCGAGGAGGCGCGGCCCGATTCCCGGGAGCCCAGGTCGCGGGAACAGGTGGTCCAGCGTCTCGAGGGCATGGTGCTCGAAGAGGGGCTCGAGCCCCGCCTGGTGGGTGGTCTCTACGCCCTCCAGGGTCAGCTCTCCGCCCTGGTGGGGCGCAGCCTGCTGATGGGATTGGGAGCTCTGGCCGGGCTCTTTCTGCTCATCGCCGTGGGCATCTCCCGCAGTCCGCGCATCGCCGCCGCCATGGTCGCCTGTCTGCTGGCGCTGCCGGTGCTGATCCTCGGCACCCTCGCCTGGCTCGGTCGGCCGCTGGACGTCATCGCATCCCCCGCCGCCAACGTCGCCATCGCCCTGGGTATCGACAGCATGATCCATCTGGTCCTCGCCCGCCGCCGGCTGCAGGGGGGCGGGCTCGCGCCGGCGAAGGCTTGGGATGCGGCGCGCCGCCGCATGGCCCCGCCGATCCTCACCGCCGCCCTGGTGCTGGCCGCCGGATTCGGCATCTTCGGCCTGTCGAGCTTCCCGCCCACGCGCAACTTTGGCTTGGCGGTGGTGGTGGGTACGTTGGCGGCTGCCGCCCTCGCCCTCTTCGCCTTACCCTGGCTGGCCGGCTCGCATCGGGGGGCAGCTGCGGGCGCAGGGACGACAGAGCCCGGAGAGAAGTCTTCTCAATAG